The nucleotide sequence GGTAATGATAGTTTTGCAAGTTCTACTACTGCATCTACAAAAAAGTCATTTGGAACATCTTTTATTCCTATTTGTAATTCAAAGAAGTGTTTACCAGGTGGTTCTTCGATAATTGTAATATCTTCTATATTTGCCCACTTTAGTGCTATTTTAAGTGATGCAGGTGTTCCTCTCAGTCTTTGAAATTTTACTCCTTCTACTATCGCCCTTCTTTTATCTTTTACCCAGCGCAATATCTCTTCTAAACCATATTCTTCTATTATCCACGGCAATGTTTCTTCTTTAAGACTAAACTTAAATCCTCTGATACAGCTCAGATCAACCTTATAATCTGTTGCATCTACTAGCGCTTTTTCCTGTTTTGTTGCATTTGGTGGCAATAACATTAATTCAACTCAATCTCTAAGTTTCTTAAAGCAGCACACTCATTACCTAGCACCACAACATCCTCTTTTGGCTCTATTAATTCCACATTTTTTACACCATCTACAAATAGATTCGCTATTATCCAAGATCTTGTTACACTCCACCCTAATCTTTTTGCTAATTCAAATTTCTCAATAAACTGCTTCTTGATTTCTTCCTCTGATATTATATAATTCGTGCTGATTCTGCTGTGGATATCTATTTCCATAATATTGCAGCCAATTACTGTTACTGTATCGGTTAAAACCCTTATATCATCTCTAGTAACTTGCTTTCTTACAATTTCAAGTAGCTCTTCTAATGCTATGCCAGTTTGTGTTGATAAAATCGAGATCTGTACTTTCCCTGGTATAGGTGATTCTACTAATGCATCTTTTACTCTACTATCTGCTGACAGTGCATAATACCTATAATACTCCTTGCTCCCACATGTGCTCCAGCCTTTTATTTTTGCTTTTACCCTCTTTCTAAATCGTTCGTCATCTTCTTCTTTCTGCCTCTCCACTCCGTAAAACTCAGCTAAATTATCAAGATCTTCTCCTGTCGCAAATTTAAGTAAATTGCTCTTTACTGCTTCATTTATTCTTTGTCTTAGTAACAATTCCCTCCATGCTGCTACTTCTAATACCTTCATCGCTGGGTCACTTTCTACTAATGCTGTAAAACTTTCATCACACTTCACTAACTCTTCCTTCACCCGAGCAAAAATCTCTTCAAAGTTCAGTGGTTCGATAATATTTGGCTGCTGCATTTTTAAACAACTACTCCATTAATATTTATGAACTTACCTTCTGAAAGATAGACACCTTCTAAATTCAATGTTACTCTCCCTTCTTTTACTTCTGTTATCTTCACTTTCTCTAATTTAAACCTTCTCTCCCATTTTTCCAAAGCTTCTGCAGTTGCTGCATATATCTCAAGTGTTAAATCTCTATTTATTGGCTTATCCACCAATTCAAATAATCTTGAGCCATAATCTTTCCTCATTATTCTACTGTTTACTGGAGTGGTCAGTATATCAATTATCGATTGCTTTAAGTGCTCTATTCCTTCTAACGCTTTTCCTGTTTTAGCATCCATACCCTTCATTTCTATTTTGCAAAAACGCTTTCACTGCCTTTTATTACTTTAAAACCACATGAAACTATATCTCCTACTCTTCCTATACCAAGACCATTTGCAAACACTGTTTTTGATCCTTCAGTTAATGCTCTTCCTTCACTAAAACTGTCTCCTTGTCTACATATTGATTTACCGTTTACAAAAACATTATTACTTCCGCTAATGCAGAAATGTGGTATAGCTTCTCCACAGTAGTCTCCTAACCTCACTATTCCTTTGTTCAATTTAAGTCGATCCTTTCTGCTTTCAGCTTTATTCCACTTTTTGTCATTTCTATACTTGATCCCCCAACTTTCAGTGTTATTTTGTCTACTACTTCAATCTCTAAATGATGTTTATCTTTATCGTATGACAACTTTGTTCCATCTTGAAATGTTAAGCTACTCACCTCTTTTTTATTTTCTGGTGCAGAGTACTTTTGTTGATATATTCCAGGAAGTACTACTCCTAATGATAACTCTCCCAATGGTGACAATATTACTACCTGTTCATTTATGCTTGGTGGTAGCCAGCTTCTTTCCTCTCCTGCTCTAGAAGTTATCCATGGAAGAAAATCTGTTAAAAGTTCTCCTATCTTCACTCTTACTTTTGCTTTCTCATAATCTACTTCTTTTACAACTCCTATTCGTACAATGTTTGCTAACTTTCTTTGCAGCTCTGAAATAGCAAAATTACTCTCTAACATTTTCTTCTATTATAATCGTATGTGGCTTAATCTTATTTTCTGTCCATATAGATTTACCTAAATGAAGCTGATGACTCCAATCAACCATCCACACCAAATATGCATCTAATTCGGGTCTAAATCCGTCAATTTCTGCAGAGATAAATTCTCCTGGTGAAACATTTTTTATATTCCATGTATTTTTGTTTACAACTTTTGCCACCTCAGCAGCTAATGTTCTGACAATAGTAGCTGCATTTTCTATTGTGCTATCAATCACAATTCGTGCTTCAAATCTTGCTTTCAGTGCTAATTCTTCTGTTCCTGGATCTTTTCCCGATTCTAAACTCACAAGCTCTACAAATAACGCTGGCGCTAATAATTCTTTTCTTATCGATGGATAAATTTCACATGTCTGTATAGACGGTATTTCTTCCTTCAGTGTGCTGCAAATTGCTTGATGTAAATCTTTCCAGAACTTTGTCATACCTTTAAAATATAGTTTAGCTCATGCTTAAAGTATTTCTCAAACTCTCTCTCACTCTCATAATTAACAAAATTCCCTATTATCCTTGAAGCCTCTGGTTCTAGTGGCAACTTAATTTCCTTTATTGGCAATGCTGCTCTTCCTTCACGTTTAAACATACCGCTATTTCCTTTTGGCATAACTGCTGCAAATCCTCCTATAAACTCATGCTTTCCTACTTTCGATCCTCTTCTTGTTTTTTGTATTTTACCAATTGTCGATGCTCTAATGTCATAGAGATTTGCTCTAATTAACACTTCTAATCTGCTAGTTTTCGCCTTAAAAATTCTTAATCTCTTTCTTATCAAACTTTTCTTTTCCTCACTAATTTCTTTTGCTGTCTTCAATTTTAGCCATAGTGCTGTTCTGTTTAACGCTCTTACTATTGCTAATTCTATTTTTTTTCTTTTAGCATTTACACTTTCTATTACCTCAACTTCTATATGCACAGACATTTTACACCCCATACGCTTCGATTCGCCAGACCATTCCAGATTTATCTCTAAGTGGTGGTGTGTGTATTTTGTATTTGCAATCACCTATAACAAAAATATCTCCTACAATTGGCCTCAGTATATCAAAAATGCTTACCTCAAGAAAAAGCATCTCTCCCACAAATTGTCCTTCACCAATCTCGTATAATTTATCTGGCTGTTGCTTTAGTACTTGTACCATGTACGCCTTATTTTTCGACTTATACAAAGCTACTTCTCCTAAATGGGCAAAACAATCTTTTAGTAATCTCTTAATATTCTCTTGCATTCTTTCATAAGTATGCTAATAAGTTATATACTAGTAGAGTCCTCTTGTACCTCACCAACTTGTAGTTACTCTACCAGTATTGTTATGCTGCAACGACTTTTACTAATGTTCCTGGTCTGTGGCACATTGGCAATGGATTCGACTGCGTATGTAAATCAGTTCCTCTATCAAATCTCCTTGGCTCTTGTTTTGCATATAGTGGCTGTCCTAGTGTATTTACTGTTTCATTAAAATCTGCTGGTGCAAAATATGTTGTAAATGTGCTCGCTGTTCCTACTGGAAAACAGTGCCCTGTATCTTTCTCAATAAATCTTCTTACTGTTCCTTCAGGGTCAGTTGCTTGCCCTCTATATTCCTCAAATGTTATGCCACAGAACGTAAATCCTGACCTCATATCATTTCGAAGTGCTGCTCCTTCTTGCCATCTTTCATATGCTTCTTTTACTTTAGCATGAGAAGTTAATGCATCAAAAAACTCAGGGCTTACCAAGGCATGAATTCCAGTCATATATTCACCACTTAGATTATCTTCTATGTGCCGGAGTACTTCCAGACACTTACGTTTTACGTCAGTTGTTGCTGTTCCAAGGGCAAAATTTACTACTTTCGGTGTGATTTCAAATTCGTTGTACAGATTTAATAATTCTGACCCATCAGCATCTAAAATTATTCCTTTGAGCGCTCCCATTCGCAAATGCTCTAATGTTATTGCATGTTTGTTCCTCATCAATTGCAAATGATCGGTTATTACATCTGCCAGCGCTTTAAGTTCACTCTCTGATCCAAATGCCCTTATTCCTTGTACTTCTTCTGGCAGCACTACATCATCATGCGGAATGTGCGGAATCGTAAATGTTCTTACCTTTCTTTTTCCTCTTTTTCCTACTGTTGCTGGTGCTCCGGGTACTTGCGTTGGTAGTAAACTTAACACTCCGTTGTGTTCTTCTATCGTAATATGTCTAAATCTTACTGACCTACTTGGAAACAAATTTAAATTTTCAACACGTCCATAATTTATCGGCAATATATTCATCGCATTTGTTAGTGCCGTCATGCTAAATGCTGTATTTGTAAATGGATTTTGCATTTTTTCTTTTCCCCCTTTTGTATTTTTAATAGTTTTTTTAAGCTCCCTTGCGGATAATGATCCCTCGTGCTTCAAGTTGCTTTATTGCTGCATTTTTCTGCTCTTCAGTGATATTTGCTGGCCACACAATTGCATGATCTGCTAGCATTGCTATACGTGTAATGATTACTGCTTTGGCATTTTCTGTCGCATTTACATCACTTACTATCGCACCTATTGCTGTTTGTGTACCATCTGTTGCAGTTGGATTTATTATCTTAATCATGTTATCCTTATCACTACCAACAACTGTACCAAGTTTAAGATTTTGTCCCTTGGCTACCGTTATTTGGTCTCTTGAATATAGACTTGATGCCTCATACTTTAATAAGTCACCTAGATTATTTTGTTCGATTATACAACTCATAAAATTTCCTCATTTATTTTCCCCTTTAGTTTTACCGCCATGTTTGTAATTGTTGTACGCGGCGGTTATAAAAAAACTTAAATACTTGATTGCGCTCTAGTCCTTGCTACCTCCGTCATCAACTCTTCTCCTGAATTCTGCGGTATTGCACTCAGTATCTCTGTCTTTTTCGTTCTCTCTGCAAGTAATTCCATTAAAACCTCCCTGGCTTGCTCAATACTTACGCCTTGCTCTATAAATTCTCCTATCTTTTCTGGCATCTTTGATACATTACATAATCTTATTATCTCTAAAATTTCTCTACGACAGTTCTCGTAGCCTTCCTCAGTTAACTCATTAGTTGTCATACTAACACTCCTATGATTATTGATAAATTCAAAAAATGTTGTAACTCCATCTGCAAGATCTATTTCTACTGCTTTCTCCCCAAAATATAGCCCTGCTTCCGTTGATTTGATTGCTTCTATAGAAAGGTTTCGATTACGTGCTATTAGCTGCACAAACATTTCATATAGTCGGTCTACTTCTTTTTGTAAGCTTTCCAGACTTTCAGACGTCATTGGCTCATGTGGGTTTAAATCATTCTTTCGACTACCAGCAAAGATTGTGGTGTACTTAATACCTTGCTTTTCATCAAATCTACTTTGATCTATATGACTTGCTATTACTCCTATACTCCCAACCCCTGAAGTGCGGGTGAGAAAAATCTTTTCAGCGCTTGAAGCTATAGCATATGCAGCAGAGTATGCATCATCATTTGCTATCGCTATTATCCTCTTTTTTGCTCTTGATTCATAAATAAAATCAGCTAGGTCAAAGACACCGTTTACTTCCCCTCCTGGACTGTCTATGTCAAGTAGAATCGTCTCTATGCTTTTATCTTCTAAAGCGCTCTCTATCTCTTCATGAATATTTTCATATGAAGTCATGTCTAAAATATGATCAAAAGCTTCTGTTTTTTTTGTCAAAACTCCATAAATACGTATTATTGCTATTCCTTTTGGGTTTATATGAAAATGCTTTAAGTTCTTAAAGATAGGTTGTTTGCTGTTATATAATGATAGTAGTTCAAAGCTTCTTCTCTCTACCATTATTGGTTTATTTATCCACATCACCTTCTTCCCCTTATTGTATTTTATGGCACATTAACGTCACAATCGAAACAAAGTCCAAAAGAATTAGCACGCTTTTGATCTTCTGCTATTTCTTGGTCAATTTCTTCTACATCATAACCCATTTCTGATACTACTTCCGATCGACTCTTAAATCCATTCCTTACTGCCATTTGCTGTGCTTGCTGGTCTTTCAGTGGATCTACCCAATCAAATCCCTGTGGTATCCATTTTACTTCTTCTTTCGCTGCTTTTACTACTTTTTCATCTATACTCAGTTCTCCACAAAGCACTGCTAATTCTAGCCATCTACTCCATACTGGTCTGCAAAATTGGAATACTATAATGTTATGTTGCAGCATAGCGCATCGACGACGAAACTCTATCAGCCCTGCTCGAATGGATGAATAATTAACACCGGTTAAATCTCCTGTTAGCTGTTCATATGTTATCCCTGTACCTATTGCTATTGCCCTTAGCTGCTGTCTCATAAACGCTTCATAACTTCCTCCAACATCTGACGGCTCTGAAAATTTTATATCTTCTCCTGGGTCTAAAAGCTGCATTGTTCCAGGTTCCAGGCCAGATAGTGCTACTCCTTGCTCACTTGCTTCACCTTCTCCCATGATATTTGCTTCTGGATCGAGTCTCGTAATAAATCCAGCAAACATTGCTGCAGTTTTCTTTCTCACCAGCTCTGCATCATCATATTGATCAAGCTCATAAAGCTTCAGCAGTATATTAGAAAGCCAAGGCTCCCCTCTGATTTGCCCAGGTCTTAATGGTCTATAAATATGTAAAACATCATTTGCTGGCACTCTCACTGATTCACCAAACGAACCTTCACCAGGGTGTTCTTTAAATAGGTAATATGCTTCTCTTTGCCCAAGCTTGTTAAACTCAATCCCGTTTCTTATTACATTACCATTTCCTAAAGTTTGATTTGTTTTATTATCTAAATGTTCAGACTCAAGTACTTGCAGTTGTAATGGTACAGAAAATCTATCTTCCAGCTTTCTCGTTCTTAAACGTACAAAACATTCTCCTCCCTCTATCATACTTCTGCATACTAGAGCCTGCAGACCATAAAAATCACTTACTCCGTTACTATCTGCTTCATCTGTCCATTTTAGCCATAATTCTTGCACTTTCTTTCTAAATTCTGCATTCTTTGCTTTTGATTGCGGCTTTATTCCTGTTCCAATAGAGTTACTTACTATTGTATCAATAATATTTGCTGCATATGGATTTTTTCTCACCATATCACGTGATCTACTACGTAAAGTTTCAAGGCTTTGAGACAGCAAATTGTTTATACTTCCTAACTCTGGTTGAAAGTGAAAAAATCTTCTTCCTGACCCTGCTGCATCCCATGCTGAACTTTTGATTTTTGGCTTGCTAAATAGTTGTTTGAAATTTTTCAGCATCATACTAACCAAAATTCTCTTAATTCTTTTAATGTGCCGTTAAATTTATTTCTGTCACATTTTCCGATTCCACTTACTTCATGTGGCTCTGGACCATTTTTACCGTCGGTGTATTGCCATAAAATCCACTTATTCCAGCCTTGCGGTAAAACAGGTTGATCTCCATATCTTGCTATCCATAATGGACATTTAGTCAAAATTGGTGTGGCAAAATCTTTCAAAAATTTAGCACCTCCATACACTAAAGGTGAACGCCCTGTTTCTTCTTGAACTTTTTTAATAAAATCTTCTGCTTGTCTTGGTTCTATATTTTTTCCACTTTCGTTCTCTTCAATATCAAGAGCAACAATTGTATTTTTAGCTTTACCCACTGTATTCAAAAAGTGATTTGCCTGATCCTTTCCATCTTCCCCTACACCGAAATGATATGAACCCCATAATAGACCCAAGTCTTCAGCTTCTTTTCTTCTTTCTTTGTATTTTGAATCTATGTACTCTGTTCCTTGCGTTGCCTTATGAATTACTCCAACTATACCACTCTCTTTAGCTAACTCAAAATCCACATTTTCTTGCCAATGTGACAAATCTATTATTCCATTTACTGAACTCTCTCTATTGTCCCATAGTTTTATGAAAGTTTTTAATTGCTCTAAAAATTCAGAATATTCCTCTTTTACAACTTTTCTCAGAAAATTTTCCCTCATATAACTCCTTTATTTGTTGCAAAAATAATCTTTCGTTTAGGCTTCATACCTGCAACTTTCAGTTCAGCCTTAATACGTTGCCGTAAATTCAGCAAGTCATTTGTCTGAACTTCAGCATATCTCACCACATGGTCACCATATGCAATTGATACTACTCGCTCTCCGTTTTGTAGTTTCTTTATCGCTTCTTCGACTTGAATTAAATACTCTTCGCTGTACATCTTACTTCTCATTCAACCATTTGCTTTGTCTCACTTTTTTAGGTTTTTTGCTTTCTGGCTTTTCACTTAAACTATTCCATTTACTCTCTGGCCAACGATCGATTCCAAGCGCAATAGATGCTGCTCTTGCGTAAATTCGGCAGTCTAGCACTTCATTTCTTTCTCTTACCTTTTGCCACTCCTGTTTGGTGTATCCTTTTACTACCTTACTGACTAATTGCTCTGCCGTTAACTGCTTAAAATATTCGGGTGCATACTCAGGAAAATGACAATATCCTGCTGGCACTTTCTCTTCTTCTTTTAAAATATTAAGTAGCTGAAAAAGCTCTGACTTTAATATCGATACTCCTACTGGCCAGAGCTTTATTCCTCTTTTTAGCTTTTGACCACCAACTGTTATATCAACTCTACTTGGGCTGCTAAGTGGCACTAGGGCTTTATTTACACCTTTAACTGCCATTACTCTTCCAGATCCTTGATGACCTCTTACCCAGTTGTATACTTCTTGCGTTGCATATCCAGCATCTACTGCCATCATGCTTATCATATATTCAAGCCCATTTTCACCGATAAAATGATGACTCAGAAGCTCCGAAAGTTTTCCCCATACTTCTCCACCTCCTGTATCTCCTTCAAATACTCGGTAGTCTATTGACCAACTTTCACGGCTTTTTCCCCATGCTACAACTTCCACCTCTAGACGATCTTTTTGGACATCTACTCCTGCAGTAAGTACCACTTCTCTCCTTGGTACTGTGCCAATCTGAAAAAATTCTCTCCTGTTAAATAATTGCTTCCAATCAGGTACTTCTCCTTTATCTACCCAAGTTTCTCCAAGCGTAGTATTTATCCATACTTTTAGTAATTGTTCACTTTCTTTTGCATGAAGAAAATCTTCTACTGCTTGTTGCCAACTATACCAACCAACTGGGCTATAAAGACTTGAAAGATGAAATCCTTTTTTCTCCCCTTCTTTTGCCTCTGTAGCTCTCCATTCTCCACGCTCAAGCATCTCTGTCTTTTGATGATTTTCTATTTTGCCGCTACATTCAGTGCAGACATAATGTGCTGTTCTTGAGTCGTTGTTTTCCCATTTTATTTGTGACCATTTTAGAACTTGATAGTAATTACAATGCGGACATGGTACAAAAAAATATCTCTTATCTGTTGCTTCAAATTCCTTCTCAATTCTGCTTATTCCATGAATCGTTGGTGTTGATACTAAAAAAATCTTTCGCCGTGCAAATGTATTGGTACGAGCTATGCTGAGTAAAACTGGATCTCCTTCTCCTCCTGAATCTCCTGGATATGCATCTATCTCATCAAGAAAGAGATATTTTACTGGCATAGAACGAAGTCCTACACTGCTATTTGCTCCGGTTATTACTACTATTCCACCTGGAAATTCCTTACTTTGTACAGTATTGCCTGAGTCTCTTGACCTTGGGTCTTTTACTTTACTCTTTAAACATGGCATACTCTCTATTAACGGCGCAAATCTTCCTTTTGACCAACGCTTTCCCATTTCAACTGTTGGCTGCACAACTAACATTGGACCAGGAGTCTGATCTATAATATAGCCTATCCAATTGTTACCAGCTTCTGTTCCTCCAATCTGCGCTCCTTTCATGAATACTACTTTTTCTGCTGGTGAGGACGGAGAAAGTGAATCCATGATTTCTTTTAAATAAGGAGTTCTTTCTGTTCTCCATTTACCTGGCTCTGATGCTGCAGTTGGCGCTAAAACTCGATACTCATTCGCCCACTCTGACACTTTAAGTAGTGGATCTGGCTTTAAACCTTCAGAAAAAGATGTAGCATATATCATATCGCTAGCTCTTCACCATCATTAGATGATACCTCAACATCACTTAAAATAGAACTGCACTCACTTGTTTTCTCACTTTCGAGTTCAATAAACATTTTCTTTTCAAGTGCTTCTTCTATGTACTTCTGAGTTAAATTACTCATTGCTATTGCAGCTATGAGCGCAACTATTCCCACCATTACCGCAGCTATAATGTTAGGGTAAATTCCCACTATCACTATTGCACATACTGTTATAGAAACACAGACGATATTGATATATTTCTTTATTTTTTTGTCTGCTATTTTCCTTTCTTCAAAATATTTATTGCTCAATAAATGAAATGTTGGAAAGTTCTTCTGTCTTCCAAATAACACTATTTCCTTCTCTTTGCTCAGTAATTTTATTAATTTTGCGTTGTTCGTTATTATTGCATACTGAAAAACATCCGTGGCATCTGCTCCTCTCTTTAGCAACAACTTTACTACGTTAAAGTGACCATGCTTTACAGCAACATAAATTCCCGTTTTTCCACTCTCATCTACAGCATCTATTTCAACTCCTTCACCAAGAATACCGTCTATTAGGTCTTCATATCCTTTTCTGGCAGCTAAATGAAGCAAACTGTTTTTATCAGCTCCGTATCTATTACTTGCTAAAATCTTTACTATATCTAATCTATTTGCTTCTTTTGCATAACAAAATGGTGTCTTGCCATTATCATCCTTAATTAAAGGATCTATATCTTCTCGCGTTAGTAAAACTTCTATTGTTTTCAGCCTTTCAGCATAATGTAGTGGCGTTTTATTTTCATAATCTTGTAAGTTAACCCCAGCATTAGGAACATTTATTAAGCATCTTACAATATCTAAACATAAGTCCCTTTCGTCGTAATTACTACTACTTATAGCTACGTGCAAAGAAGATAATTTCATTGCATTTCTGCCGCTGCCAACTACATTAACATTCGCACCAAGATTTGAAAGTAATTTTACTACTCCTAGCTTCTTGTTGTTTACTGCATAATGAATTGCTGCATGATTTCTCGCATCAAGAACATCTTTGTCCGCATTTCCTTCTCTAATTAAAATTTCTACTATTTGTTCATGCCCAGCTCCTGCCGCTAAGTGTAACGGTGTATGTAGTAAAGCATTCTGCTCATTAACATTAACCCCTTTGTTGAGTAAAAACCTTACAGCATTTGCTTCATTCAACATCGCAGCTAAGTAAAGCAAACTATCTTCCTCTGATCCGTATTTATTATTAATTAGCGCTTGTAATATTTCTTCTCTTGCACAAGAGAGCGCACTTTTACCATCATCATCAGTGATTAGTGGATTAATATTTTTTCTGTTCAGTAAGAGTGCAACCATACTAAGCTCGTTAATTTCTACTGCATAATGTAGCGGTGTCTTTCCATTTAATCCTCTAACATTTACATCCACTCCTTGCTGATTAATGAGACACTTTATTAATTCTAAACTTAAGTTAGCAGACATTATTTAAAACTTAATATTAGATAATTCTTGTAATGAGTTTGTAATCTCTTCAGTTAGCGCCATATGAATCTTTTCAGTGTCACTCAGTGATGCAAGTAGTGCTGAAACTCTATTTGGAATATTAAGCAAATTATTACGGACAACTCTTGCTACGTTAAATGCATCGCGCTTTACTTCCTCTACTGCTACAAGTTCTCCTATCTCAGCCTTAGCTTTCGCCTCAAGTAGTTTACCTCGTTCCATTTCATTTTTTATTCGAGTTTTAAGCAACATTGTGGAAAGGTTACTTGTATTTTCGTTTTCTGGATTTTTCCTCCTCAGTGGCTGACTTGGATCTCTTATTGCTGCTACCGCTTCATTTGCTTGCTCTCTATTGATCAAACCATCCTCCAACTCAACTATTCCTTTTTTTACTAAATAACAGACATATTGCTTTGAAACTCCTAGTTCTTTTGCCCATTCCGTTTGTGTGATCTTTTCCACTTTTTTTGCCCCTTTATTGCTGTTTTTCTTCTTGAATTTGTGCAAAAGTTTTGTCAGTACCAGAAAGAATTGCCTTCCTACCTGTGTATATTTGCCAACGTTTTATGGTTATACCAATTCCCACTATATAAAGAACAGATAGACAATAATGGGAAAGAAGTGATACTAAAGTAGATAAAATAGAGAGGTATAAATGGCATTAAGGTCAAAACTATTAGACGAAAAAGTTGTAAATTTGGCGAAAGAAATGTTAAAAAAGGTCAGAAATAACGCATATGTTTCAAAAAAGTTACAAGCGGTGATAGCAGGAAAAGAAAGTAG is from Wolbachia endosymbiont (group B) of Hofmannophila pseudospretella and encodes:
- a CDS encoding phage portal protein; protein product: MMLKNFKQLFSKPKIKSSAWDAAGSGRRFFHFQPELGSINNLLSQSLETLRSRSRDMVRKNPYAANIIDTIVSNSIGTGIKPQSKAKNAEFRKKVQELWLKWTDEADSNGVSDFYGLQALVCRSMIEGGECFVRLRTRKLEDRFSVPLQLQVLESEHLDNKTNQTLGNGNVIRNGIEFNKLGQREAYYLFKEHPGEGSFGESVRVPANDVLHIYRPLRPGQIRGEPWLSNILLKLYELDQYDDAELVRKKTAAMFAGFITRLDPEANIMGEGEASEQGVALSGLEPGTMQLLDPGEDIKFSEPSDVGGSYEAFMRQQLRAIAIGTGITYEQLTGDLTGVNYSSIRAGLIEFRRRCAMLQHNIIVFQFCRPVWSRWLELAVLCGELSIDEKVVKAAKEEVKWIPQGFDWVDPLKDQQAQQMAVRNGFKSRSEVVSEMGYDVEEIDQEIAEDQKRANSFGLCFDCDVNVP
- a CDS encoding head decoration protein, which produces MSCIIEQNNLGDLLKYEASSLYSRDQITVAKGQNLKLGTVVGSDKDNMIKIINPTATDGTQTAIGAIVSDVNATENAKAVIITRIAMLADHAIVWPANITEEQKNAAIKQLEARGIIIRKGA
- a CDS encoding GPW/gp25 family protein; translation: MKGMDAKTGKALEGIEHLKQSIIDILTTPVNSRIMRKDYGSRLFELVDKPINRDLTLEIYAATAEALEKWERRFKLEKVKITEVKEGRVTLNLEGVYLSEGKFININGVVV
- a CDS encoding phage baseplate assembly protein V, with protein sequence MLESNFAISELQRKLANIVRIGVVKEVDYEKAKVRVKIGELLTDFLPWITSRAGEERSWLPPSINEQVVILSPLGELSLGVVLPGIYQQKYSAPENKKEVSSLTFQDGTKLSYDKDKHHLEIEVVDKITLKVGGSSIEMTKSGIKLKAERIDLN
- a CDS encoding S49 family peptidase yields the protein MWINKPIMVERRSFELLSLYNSKQPIFKNLKHFHINPKGIAIIRIYGVLTKKTEAFDHILDMTSYENIHEEIESALEDKSIETILLDIDSPGGEVNGVFDLADFIYESRAKKRIIAIANDDAYSAAYAIASSAEKIFLTRTSGVGSIGVIASHIDQSRFDEKQGIKYTTIFAGSRKNDLNPHEPMTSESLESLQKEVDRLYEMFVQLIARNRNLSIEAIKSTEAGLYFGEKAVEIDLADGVTTFFEFINNHRSVSMTTNELTEEGYENCRREILEIIRLCNVSKMPEKIGEFIEQGVSIEQAREVLMELLAERTKKTEILSAIPQNSGEELMTEVARTRAQSSI
- a CDS encoding PAAR domain-containing protein; amino-acid sequence: MNKGIVRLGDYCGEAIPHFCISGSNNVFVNGKSICRQGDSFSEGRALTEGSKTVFANGLGIGRVGDIVSCGFKVIKGSESVFAK
- a CDS encoding glycoside hydrolase family 25 protein; protein product: MRENFLRKVVKEEYSEFLEQLKTFIKLWDNRESSVNGIIDLSHWQENVDFELAKESGIVGVIHKATQGTEYIDSKYKERRKEAEDLGLLWGSYHFGVGEDGKDQANHFLNTVGKAKNTIVALDIEENESGKNIEPRQAEDFIKKVQEETGRSPLVYGGAKFLKDFATPILTKCPLWIARYGDQPVLPQGWNKWILWQYTDGKNGPEPHEVSGIGKCDRNKFNGTLKELREFWLV
- a CDS encoding baseplate J/gp47 family protein; translation: MQQPNIIEPLNFEEIFARVKEELVKCDESFTALVESDPAMKVLEVAAWRELLLRQRINEAVKSNLLKFATGEDLDNLAEFYGVERQKEEDDERFRKRVKAKIKGWSTCGSKEYYRYYALSADSRVKDALVESPIPGKVQISILSTQTGIALEELLEIVRKQVTRDDIRVLTDTVTVIGCNIMEIDIHSRISTNYIISEEEIKKQFIEKFELAKRLGWSVTRSWIIANLFVDGVKNVELIEPKEDVVVLGNECAALRNLEIELN
- a CDS encoding phage tail protein; this encodes MSVHIEVEVIESVNAKRKKIELAIVRALNRTALWLKLKTAKEISEEKKSLIRKRLRIFKAKTSRLEVLIRANLYDIRASTIGKIQKTRRGSKVGKHEFIGGFAAVMPKGNSGMFKREGRAALPIKEIKLPLEPEASRIIGNFVNYESEREFEKYFKHELNYILKV
- a CDS encoding major capsid protein, which gives rise to MQNPFTNTAFSMTALTNAMNILPINYGRVENLNLFPSRSVRFRHITIEEHNGVLSLLPTQVPGAPATVGKRGKRKVRTFTIPHIPHDDVVLPEEVQGIRAFGSESELKALADVITDHLQLMRNKHAITLEHLRMGALKGIILDADGSELLNLYNEFEITPKVVNFALGTATTDVKRKCLEVLRHIEDNLSGEYMTGIHALVSPEFFDALTSHAKVKEAYERWQEGAALRNDMRSGFTFCGITFEEYRGQATDPEGTVRRFIEKDTGHCFPVGTASTFTTYFAPADFNETVNTLGQPLYAKQEPRRFDRGTDLHTQSNPLPMCHRPGTLVKVVAA
- a CDS encoding gpW family head-tail joining protein, whose product is MYSEEYLIQVEEAIKKLQNGERVVSIAYGDHVVRYAEVQTNDLLNLRQRIKAELKVAGMKPKRKIIFATNKGVI